A window of the Polaribacter sp. HaHaR_3_91 genome harbors these coding sequences:
- the leuD gene encoding 3-isopropylmalate dehydratase small subunit — protein MAYDKFDVLTSTAYPLPTENVDTDQIIPARFLKATERVDFDVNFFRDWRFEQDGTPKADFPLNKEIYAGSKILVGGRNFGSGSSREHAAWSVYDFGLRCVISSAFADIFKNNCLNVGVLPVQVSAAFADTLFAAIMADPKTEIKVDLPNQTVTLIATGESESFVINTYKKDNMLNGFDDIDYLKNIENEISAFAETRPF, from the coding sequence ATGGCTTACGATAAATTTGACGTACTAACAAGTACAGCATATCCTTTACCTACAGAAAATGTAGATACAGATCAAATAATTCCTGCTCGTTTCTTAAAAGCAACTGAGCGTGTAGATTTTGATGTCAATTTTTTCCGTGATTGGAGATTTGAACAAGACGGAACACCTAAAGCAGATTTTCCTTTAAACAAAGAAATTTATGCCGGTTCTAAAATATTAGTAGGAGGTAGAAACTTTGGTTCTGGTTCTTCTAGAGAGCATGCAGCTTGGTCTGTGTACGATTTTGGTTTACGTTGTGTAATTTCATCTGCATTTGCAGATATCTTTAAAAACAACTGTTTAAATGTAGGGGTTTTACCTGTGCAAGTTTCTGCAGCATTTGCAGATACATTATTTGCTGCAATTATGGCAGATCCTAAAACAGAAATTAAAGTAGATTTACCTAACCAAACAGTAACTTTAATTGCTACAGGTGAATCTGAATCTTTTGTAATTAATACCTACAAAAAAGACAATATGTTAAACGGTTTTGATGATATTGATTACTTAAAAAACATCGAAAACGAAATTTCTGCTTTTGCTGAAACAAGACCATTTTAA
- the leuB gene encoding 3-isopropylmalate dehydrogenase, with protein sequence MKLNIALLAGDGIGPEVIDQAVKVSDAIAKKFNHEITWNPALTGAAAIDAVGEPYPDATHDICVASDAVLFGAIGHPKYDNDPSATVRPEQGLLKMRKKLGLFANVRPTFTFPSLLDKSPLKRERIEGTDLVFLRELTGGIYFGEKGRRDEGETAFDNCVYTRAEVQRLAVKGFELAMTRSKKLCCVDKANVLETSRLWRETVQAMEKDYPEVEVSYEFVDAVAMRLVQWPNSYDVLITENLFGDILTDEASVISGSMGLMPSASVGTENALFEPIHGSYPQATGLNIANPMATVLSAAMMFENFGLQEEGKAIRAAVNKALEAGFVTEDLADGGKSYGTQEVGDWLAKNI encoded by the coding sequence ATGAAATTAAATATCGCATTATTAGCAGGAGACGGAATAGGACCTGAAGTAATTGATCAAGCAGTAAAAGTATCTGATGCAATTGCTAAGAAATTTAACCACGAAATTACTTGGAATCCAGCTTTAACCGGTGCTGCTGCTATTGATGCAGTTGGAGAACCTTATCCAGATGCAACACATGATATTTGTGTCGCTTCAGATGCTGTTTTGTTTGGTGCAATTGGGCATCCTAAGTATGATAATGATCCTTCTGCAACGGTTCGTCCAGAACAAGGTTTGTTAAAAATGCGTAAAAAATTAGGTTTGTTTGCAAATGTAAGACCAACGTTTACGTTTCCTTCTTTGTTAGATAAATCTCCTTTAAAAAGAGAAAGAATAGAAGGAACTGATTTGGTTTTTTTACGTGAATTAACTGGAGGGATTTACTTTGGTGAAAAAGGTAGAAGAGACGAGGGAGAAACTGCATTTGACAATTGTGTATACACAAGAGCTGAGGTTCAAAGATTGGCTGTAAAAGGTTTTGAATTGGCAATGACTCGTTCTAAGAAATTATGTTGTGTAGATAAAGCAAACGTTTTAGAAACATCTCGTTTATGGAGAGAAACGGTACAGGCTATGGAAAAAGATTATCCAGAAGTTGAAGTTTCTTATGAATTTGTAGATGCAGTTGCAATGCGTTTGGTACAATGGCCAAATAGTTATGACGTACTAATTACTGAAAACTTATTTGGAGATATTTTAACGGATGAAGCTTCTGTAATTTCTGGTTCTATGGGATTAATGCCTTCTGCTTCTGTAGGAACTGAGAATGCTTTATTTGAGCCAATACACGGTTCTTATCCGCAAGCAACAGGTTTAAATATAGCAAACCCAATGGCTACTGTTTTATCTGCAGCAATGATGTTTGAAAATTTTGGTTTACAAGAAGAAGGAAAAGCAATTAGAGCGGCTGTTAATAAAGCTTTAGAAGCAGGTTTTGTAACAGAAGATTTAGCAGACGGAGGAAAATCTTACGGAACACAAGAAGTAGGAGACTGGTTAGCTAAAAATATCTAG
- a CDS encoding alpha-isopropylmalate synthase regulatory domain-containing protein encodes MAKRKIEIMDTTLRDGEQTSGVSFSVSEKLTIAKLLLEELKVDRLEIASARVSEGELEAVKKITSWASEQNCLDKIEVLTFVDGGKSIDWMLDAGAKVQNLLTKGSLNHLTHQLKKTPAQHFADIKANIEAAATHNIKTNVYLEDWSNGMRTSKEYVFEYLDFLTVQNIERVLLPDTLGVLTHDETFKFISEVREKYPTTHFDFHGHNDYDLGVANVMEAIKAGANGLHLTINGMGERAGNAPMASVIAVINDFLKDVKITVNEKALNKVSKLVETFSGFRIPVNKPVVGANVFTQTAGIHADGDNKNNLYFNDLMPERFGRKRKYALGKTSGKANIQKNLQDLGLSLNDEELRKVTQRIIELGDKKEVVSQEDLPYIISDVLDSNAIEKRVVVENYVLGHAKGMKPSTTLQLRVEGVQYEAHAQGDGQFDAFMNALRKLYKKHSKRDLPALIDYAVRIPPGSNSDALCETIITWKLEEKEFITRGLDSDQTVSAIKSTEKMLNII; translated from the coding sequence ATGGCTAAAAGAAAGATTGAAATAATGGATACGACACTACGTGATGGAGAACAAACATCAGGAGTGTCGTTTTCAGTTTCCGAAAAATTAACAATCGCAAAATTACTTTTAGAAGAATTAAAAGTAGATCGTTTAGAAATAGCATCTGCAAGAGTTTCTGAAGGAGAATTAGAAGCTGTTAAAAAAATAACTTCTTGGGCTTCTGAACAAAATTGTTTAGATAAAATAGAAGTATTAACTTTTGTTGATGGAGGAAAATCTATCGATTGGATGCTAGATGCTGGAGCTAAAGTTCAGAATTTATTAACCAAAGGATCTTTAAACCACTTAACACATCAACTTAAAAAAACGCCAGCACAACATTTTGCAGATATTAAAGCAAATATTGAGGCGGCTGCTACGCATAACATTAAAACCAATGTCTATTTAGAAGATTGGTCTAACGGAATGCGTACTTCTAAAGAATACGTTTTTGAATATTTAGATTTCTTAACAGTTCAAAATATAGAACGTGTTTTATTACCAGATACTTTAGGAGTTTTAACACACGATGAAACTTTTAAATTCATTTCTGAAGTTAGAGAAAAATACCCAACAACTCATTTCGATTTTCATGGTCATAATGATTATGATTTAGGAGTTGCCAATGTTATGGAAGCTATAAAAGCAGGTGCAAATGGTTTGCATTTAACCATAAATGGGATGGGAGAACGTGCAGGAAATGCACCAATGGCAAGTGTTATTGCTGTAATTAATGATTTTTTAAAGGATGTAAAAATCACTGTTAATGAAAAAGCATTAAATAAAGTTAGTAAGCTTGTAGAAACCTTTTCTGGTTTTCGTATTCCTGTAAACAAACCTGTTGTAGGTGCAAATGTTTTTACGCAAACTGCCGGAATTCATGCAGATGGAGACAATAAAAACAACCTGTATTTTAATGATTTAATGCCAGAACGTTTTGGTAGAAAACGAAAATATGCATTAGGAAAAACATCTGGAAAGGCAAATATTCAGAAGAATTTACAAGATTTAGGTCTGAGTTTAAATGATGAAGAGCTAAGGAAAGTTACCCAAAGAATTATTGAATTAGGCGACAAAAAAGAAGTCGTTTCTCAAGAAGATTTACCTTATATTATTTCTGATGTTTTAGACAGTAATGCTATAGAAAAGCGCGTTGTTGTAGAAAATTATGTTTTAGGACATGCAAAAGGAATGAAACCATCTACCACTTTACAATTAAGAGTAGAAGGCGTACAATATGAAGCACATGCACAAGGAGACGGGCAGTTTGATGCCTTTATGAATGCTTTGCGTAAATTGTATAAAAAACATAGTAAAAGGGATTTACCGGCTTTAATTGATTATGCGGTAAGAATTCCTCCGGGAAGTAATTCTGATGCTTTGTGTGAAACAATTATCACTTGGAAATTAGAAGAAAAAGAATTTATTACTCGTGGATTAGATTCAGATCAAACAGTATCTGCAATTAAATCCACTGAGAAAATGTTGAATATTATTTAA
- a CDS encoding histidine kinase: protein MKFLKLHITLFIIMLWSFSYSQQYTNITVKDGLPSNHIYKIVQDAYGFIWFATDKGLVKYNGNTLKNFTTRNGLSTNDIWGIHPTPDGNLWYLSKTSKLGYIKNDSVYAFESEVKNEIFTPNYTSQIGNQIILTSNSRAHELINDKWKLVSEKTSLKKGTPVYLKHPAITSYVTSINLDTIKLTYKNGNIKKVPNLKNILTTVHYRGQITDSLFYWTADKYYSILNLNTLKLYKRNFEDEVGINKSQHTRIHLINNQIQITGRGFVGVLDANYHITKTVLIPKKLDAHFAMIDKKETVWIATFLNGVYKLSKSKRNIKYAFQHEKILKTNKINDTIIANIYNKGFFKYQTDKKDFIPFIKQNNYIFSSNYIDSLQTAFYISENKIIRKKNTKDTEEFNFTEFPYYKNQTARNLIYFNKYLYGDFTVGINKIDTNNLKILKVYPQLGITNLMVFNDRLLVATTNGLKQIKNEEISEVTFNKQIFSKSILSITKVSKTHILLNTDGFGSFITDLNNIYQLPKSEFLIVNNAFVENKNIWLASNSGIFKYVLNDHNYTLEKQLTIANGIPSQQVNDIFIHKNELIVSTNNGIAILPKKQENVNQLLDIYIDKLTYNNQTITENNNTFKYLENNNISIAVSRIDFSENNTHFTYNYKLEPLQSDWKTTETTNINFNDLQPNTYILKIESQDFKQKIEFTITPLWHQTFWFKAIVLLTLTTLFFRAVWYLSKRNQQQKSKKLFQEKQLSEIQLKALRSQMNPHFVFNSLAAIQYFINENNFEASEKYLVKFSKLIRRFFELSKETTITLTEEIKLLSNYLEIEKLRFREKLEYQINIDDAIDLRKTKIPTMLLQPIVENAVNHGIFNKFDTGTVTINLKKVDAFTYKVLIIDDGVGFVNTKSKSKKIKSSSVLQQRLTYLNNLEEWKILYFTEELHPKNDEKGNISTFIIKSK from the coding sequence TTGAAATTCTTAAAACTACATATCACTTTATTTATAATTATGTTATGGAGTTTTTCCTATTCTCAACAGTACACAAATATTACTGTAAAGGATGGCTTACCTAGCAATCATATTTATAAAATTGTACAAGATGCTTATGGTTTTATTTGGTTTGCTACAGACAAAGGGTTAGTAAAATACAATGGTAACACCTTAAAAAATTTTACAACTAGAAATGGTTTGTCTACCAATGATATATGGGGAATTCATCCAACACCAGATGGTAATTTATGGTATTTATCTAAAACATCTAAATTAGGCTATATAAAAAATGATAGTGTTTATGCTTTTGAAAGTGAAGTCAAAAATGAAATATTCACTCCCAATTATACGAGTCAAATAGGCAACCAAATTATACTAACAAGTAATTCTAGAGCGCATGAATTAATCAATGATAAATGGAAATTAGTCTCAGAAAAGACTTCCTTAAAAAAGGGAACACCAGTTTATCTTAAACATCCGGCTATTACTTCTTATGTGACAAGTATTAATTTAGACACTATAAAATTAACCTACAAAAACGGAAATATAAAAAAGGTACCCAATCTTAAAAATATTCTAACCACTGTCCATTATAGAGGTCAAATAACAGATAGTTTATTTTATTGGACAGCAGATAAATATTATTCAATATTAAACTTAAATACGTTAAAACTATATAAACGCAATTTTGAAGATGAAGTAGGTATCAATAAATCTCAACACACCAGAATACATCTCATTAACAATCAAATTCAGATTACAGGAAGAGGATTTGTAGGTGTTTTAGATGCTAATTATCACATTACAAAAACAGTTTTAATTCCTAAAAAATTAGATGCACATTTTGCAATGATTGATAAAAAAGAAACGGTTTGGATTGCTACTTTTTTAAATGGTGTATACAAACTTAGTAAATCTAAAAGAAATATTAAATATGCTTTTCAACACGAAAAGATTCTTAAAACCAACAAAATAAACGATACCATAATTGCAAATATTTATAACAAAGGTTTTTTCAAATATCAAACTGACAAAAAAGATTTTATACCGTTTATTAAACAAAATAATTACATTTTTAGTTCTAATTATATAGACTCCTTACAAACAGCGTTCTATATTTCGGAAAACAAAATTATACGTAAAAAAAACACTAAAGACACCGAGGAGTTTAATTTTACAGAATTCCCTTATTATAAAAATCAAACTGCTAGAAACTTAATTTATTTTAACAAGTATTTATATGGCGATTTTACTGTAGGAATTAATAAAATTGATACAAACAACCTGAAAATTCTTAAAGTTTATCCCCAACTAGGAATTACCAATTTAATGGTTTTTAATGATCGATTATTGGTTGCAACCACAAATGGTTTAAAGCAAATTAAAAATGAAGAAATAAGTGAAGTTACTTTTAATAAACAAATATTTTCTAAATCTATTCTAAGTATTACAAAAGTATCTAAAACCCATATATTATTAAATACAGATGGCTTTGGATCCTTTATTACCGATTTGAATAACATATATCAATTACCAAAATCAGAATTTTTAATTGTGAATAATGCTTTTGTGGAGAATAAAAATATTTGGTTGGCAAGTAACTCCGGTATTTTTAAATATGTTTTAAATGATCATAACTATACTTTAGAAAAACAATTAACAATCGCCAACGGCATTCCTTCTCAACAAGTTAATGATATTTTTATTCATAAAAATGAGCTTATTGTAAGTACAAATAATGGAATTGCTATTTTGCCAAAAAAACAAGAAAACGTCAATCAGTTATTAGATATTTATATCGATAAATTAACGTACAACAACCAAACAATAACTGAAAATAATAATACTTTTAAATACTTAGAGAACAACAACATTAGTATTGCCGTTTCTAGGATAGATTTTTCTGAGAACAATACTCACTTTACTTATAATTACAAATTAGAACCACTGCAAAGCGATTGGAAAACAACAGAAACAACCAATATTAATTTTAATGATTTACAGCCCAATACCTATATTTTAAAAATTGAATCACAAGATTTTAAACAAAAAATTGAATTTACAATCACTCCTTTATGGCATCAAACATTTTGGTTTAAAGCCATCGTTCTTTTAACTTTAACAACTTTGTTTTTTAGAGCTGTTTGGTATTTAAGTAAACGAAACCAACAGCAAAAAAGTAAAAAGCTTTTTCAAGAAAAACAACTTTCTGAGATTCAATTAAAAGCACTTCGCTCGCAAATGAATCCGCATTTTGTTTTCAACTCTTTAGCAGCTATTCAATATTTTATTAATGAAAATAATTTTGAAGCCTCAGAAAAATATTTGGTTAAATTTTCGAAACTAATTAGACGTTTTTTCGAACTGTCTAAAGAAACGACTATCACATTAACAGAAGAAATAAAACTGCTCAGCAATTATTTAGAAATAGAAAAACTACGCTTTAGAGAAAAACTAGAATATCAAATTAATATTGATGATGCTATTGATCTCAGAAAAACCAAAATACCAACGATGTTGTTACAACCTATTGTAGAAAATGCTGTAAACCATGGAATTTTTAATAAATTTGATACAGGAACCGTTACCATCAACCTTAAAAAAGTAGATGCTTTTACTTATAAAGTTTTAATTATAGATGATGGTGTTGGATTTGTAAACACTAAATCGAAAAGTAAAAAAATAAAATCTTCTAGCGTTTTACAACAACGTTTAACGTATTTAAACAACTTAGAAGAATGGAAAATCTTGTATTTTACAGAAGAATTACACCCTAAAAACGACGAAAAAGGAAACATATCTACTTTTATAATTAAAAGCAAATAA
- a CDS encoding LytTR family DNA-binding domain-containing protein has protein sequence MNTITAIIVDDEISNLKGLEKKMANLFPDITIIGTYQKPEEAISNIKKQQPDILFLDVEMPRIDGFELLSKLREINFQVIFVTAFSEYAIEAFKKCAIGYILKPIDDDDLIKAVHKAKESITLKHENEKNANLLQFIAETNSNSNKLIIPTIKGVSFIPQKEVIHIEGFDGYTKIHLIDNTEIVSSYNIGKYEKMMNNFFYKCHKSHIINLEKVRHFENEGYIILENKKRVPVSKTKRKEFIDLCSQ, from the coding sequence ATGAATACAATCACTGCTATTATTGTTGATGATGAAATTTCTAACCTAAAAGGATTGGAGAAAAAGATGGCCAATTTGTTTCCAGATATAACCATCATTGGTACCTACCAAAAACCAGAAGAAGCAATTTCCAACATCAAAAAACAACAACCTGATATTTTATTTTTAGATGTAGAAATGCCCCGAATTGATGGTTTTGAATTGTTATCTAAATTAAGAGAAATCAATTTTCAAGTAATTTTTGTCACCGCTTTTAGCGAATATGCTATAGAAGCCTTTAAAAAATGTGCTATTGGTTATATCTTAAAACCAATAGATGATGATGATTTAATAAAAGCTGTTCATAAAGCAAAAGAAAGTATCACTTTAAAACACGAGAACGAAAAAAATGCAAACCTTTTACAGTTTATTGCAGAAACAAATTCTAACTCAAACAAGTTAATTATACCAACTATTAAAGGTGTTTCTTTTATTCCTCAAAAAGAAGTGATACATATAGAAGGATTTGACGGTTATACCAAGATTCATCTTATAGACAACACAGAAATCGTAAGCTCTTATAATATAGGGAAGTATGAAAAGATGATGAATAACTTCTTCTACAAATGCCATAAATCTCACATTATAAACCTAGAAAAAGTGCGTCATTTTGAGAATGAAGGATATATAATATTAGAGAACAAAAAAAGAGTGCCAGTTTCTAAAACCAAACGAAAAGAATTTATAGATTTGTGTTCGCAATAA
- a CDS encoding DNA mismatch repair protein MutS, which produces MNNNISSKTLQDLEFSTVLQHVAEHCISGLGKEQVTEIEPIINKRALFKELYLVNEYVSSFESENRIPNHSFDNITENVKRLAIENSFVETDAFLKISTTSLTVNELIKFFKKFNVQFPTFFELSQEIEFTTFIDDEIKKIIDISGEVKNNASDALRQIRKDINNVRGKIGASFSSALSRAISAGHLDDIKETVVDNQRVLAVSAMHRKKVAGSLLGSSKSGNIVYIAPQATLAYSREYQNLIYDEKQEIVKILRALSATVRPYVYLLEEYLSFLIHIDVVGAKAKYAVEMNAVLPKITREKKIFFKNAYHPILWRKNKKQDLPTISQSIELNEKQQIIVISGPNAGGKSITLKTIGLLQIMLQSGILIPVDERSQTYIFDTVLTDIGDNQSIENQLSTYSYRLKNMRNFLRKCGANTLFLIDEFGTGSDPELGGALAEIFLEEFYYKKAFGIITTHYSNLKVLANELENVTNANMQFDERTLEPLYRLFIGQAGSSFTFEVAQKNGIPFSIINKAKKRVETEKVRLDKTISKLQKERNRLQKHSDNLEQQKFKGQEHLDNLQEKEQRVQDKLSGFQELYDQNQRMLSLGRKTNELLNKYFQTNNKKELNTNFNKWVADLKVKQVMKKPLAPKTKAQKQKAKVAEKQQQEIIKKVEKEVLQKVVEVRKEKKIEEAKIAKEKSEYIYQIDDSVKVIGSNSVGTIDKIDKKKVTINYGFFTTKTTTDKLELVKRAKKTK; this is translated from the coding sequence TTGAACAATAATATATCATCCAAGACATTACAAGATTTAGAATTTTCTACAGTTTTACAACATGTTGCAGAACATTGTATTTCTGGTTTGGGTAAAGAACAGGTTACTGAAATTGAACCTATCATTAATAAAAGAGCACTTTTTAAAGAGTTGTATTTGGTAAACGAATACGTTTCTTCTTTTGAAAGTGAAAATAGAATTCCTAACCATAGTTTCGATAATATTACAGAAAATGTAAAACGTTTGGCTATAGAAAATAGCTTTGTAGAAACCGATGCATTTTTAAAAATTTCCACTACTTCTTTAACTGTAAACGAATTGATTAAGTTTTTCAAGAAATTTAATGTGCAATTCCCTACTTTTTTCGAACTTTCACAAGAAATTGAATTCACTACTTTTATAGATGATGAAATCAAAAAAATTATTGATATTTCTGGTGAAGTAAAAAATAATGCTTCAGACGCTTTAAGACAAATAAGAAAAGACATTAATAATGTACGTGGAAAAATTGGTGCGAGTTTTTCTAGTGCTTTATCTAGAGCTATTTCTGCGGGTCATTTAGATGATATAAAAGAAACCGTTGTAGACAATCAGCGAGTTTTAGCAGTTTCTGCTATGCACAGAAAAAAAGTTGCAGGTAGTTTATTAGGTTCTTCAAAATCTGGTAACATCGTTTATATTGCACCACAAGCAACACTTGCATACTCTAGAGAATATCAAAATTTAATTTATGATGAAAAGCAAGAAATTGTAAAGATTTTACGTGCATTATCTGCTACTGTTCGTCCTTATGTTTATTTATTAGAAGAATACCTTTCTTTTTTAATCCATATTGATGTAGTTGGAGCAAAAGCAAAATACGCCGTAGAAATGAATGCCGTTTTGCCTAAAATAACTAGAGAGAAAAAAATATTCTTCAAGAACGCATATCATCCCATATTATGGAGAAAAAATAAAAAACAAGATTTACCTACCATTTCTCAAAGTATAGAACTGAACGAAAAACAGCAAATTATTGTTATTTCGGGTCCTAATGCTGGTGGAAAAAGTATCACTTTAAAAACCATTGGTTTATTGCAAATAATGCTGCAAAGTGGTATTTTAATTCCTGTTGATGAGCGCAGTCAAACATATATTTTCGATACCGTTCTAACTGATATTGGAGATAATCAATCCATAGAAAATCAACTTAGTACGTATAGTTATCGTTTAAAAAACATGCGTAATTTTTTACGTAAATGTGGCGCAAACACCTTATTTTTAATTGATGAATTTGGTACGGGTTCAGATCCTGAATTAGGTGGTGCTTTGGCAGAGATTTTCTTAGAAGAATTTTATTATAAAAAAGCCTTCGGGATTATAACCACCCACTACTCCAACTTAAAGGTATTGGCAAACGAATTAGAGAATGTTACCAACGCAAACATGCAGTTTGATGAACGTACTTTAGAACCGCTTTATAGGTTATTTATAGGACAAGCAGGTAGTTCTTTTACGTTTGAAGTTGCTCAGAAAAACGGAATTCCGTTTAGTATTATCAATAAAGCTAAAAAACGTGTTGAGACAGAGAAAGTACGTTTAGATAAAACGATTTCTAAGCTTCAAAAAGAACGTAATAGATTGCAAAAACATTCTGATAATTTAGAACAACAAAAATTTAAAGGGCAAGAACATTTAGATAATTTACAGGAAAAAGAACAACGTGTTCAAGATAAATTATCTGGTTTTCAAGAACTGTATGATCAAAACCAAAGAATGCTTTCTTTAGGTAGAAAAACAAATGAACTGCTTAATAAATACTTTCAAACTAATAATAAAAAGGAATTAAATACTAATTTTAATAAATGGGTTGCAGATTTAAAGGTAAAACAAGTAATGAAAAAACCTTTGGCACCTAAAACCAAAGCGCAAAAACAAAAAGCTAAAGTTGCAGAAAAACAACAGCAAGAAATTATTAAAAAAGTAGAAAAAGAAGTATTACAAAAAGTTGTAGAAGTTAGAAAAGAAAAGAAAATAGAAGAAGCTAAAATAGCCAAAGAAAAATCTGAGTACATTTATCAAATTGATGATAGTGTAAAAGTTATTGGCTCGAACTCTGTAGGTACAATCGATAAAATTGATAAGAAAAAAGTAACTATTAATTATGGTTTCTTTACCACAAAAACAACTACAGACAAACTGGAGTTAGTAAAACGAGCTAAAAAAACAAAATAA
- the leuC gene encoding 3-isopropylmalate dehydratase large subunit, translating into MANTLFDKVWDSHVVRQVKDGPDVFFIDRHFIHEVTSPVAFLGLESRGNSVVYPERTFATADHNTPTINQHLPVEDPLSANQLDALERNAKKHGISHWGLGDLNNGIVHVVGPENGITLPGATIVCGDSHTSTHGAFGAIAFGIGTSEVEMVLSTQCIMQPKPKAMRINVNGKLGLGVTAKDVALYIIAKQTTSGATGYFVEYAGDVFEDMSMEGRMTVCNLSIEMGARGGMIAPDAKTYEYLKGRAQTPKGADWDKAMKYWETLYTEEGAEFDVEFNYDAADIEPMITYGTNPGMGMGVTKSIPTAESLEGGVETYKKSLGYMSFNEGDSMIGKEIDFVFLGSCTNGRIEDFRGFCSIVKGRQKAPNVTAWLVPGSHKVVDQIKAEGLDKIITDAGFVLREPGCSACLAMNDDKVPSGKLSVSTSNRNFEGRQGPGSRTLLASPLVAAASAVNGVVTDPRTILNANA; encoded by the coding sequence ATGGCAAATACATTATTTGACAAAGTATGGGATTCACACGTTGTTCGTCAAGTTAAAGACGGACCAGATGTGTTTTTTATAGATCGTCATTTTATTCACGAAGTTACTAGTCCTGTAGCTTTCTTAGGATTAGAAAGTAGAGGAAACAGTGTTGTATATCCTGAGCGTACATTCGCAACGGCAGATCACAACACCCCAACCATAAATCAACATTTACCTGTAGAAGATCCTTTATCTGCAAATCAGTTAGATGCTTTAGAAAGAAATGCAAAAAAGCATGGTATTTCTCACTGGGGATTAGGAGATCTTAATAACGGAATTGTACACGTTGTAGGTCCTGAAAACGGAATTACGTTACCTGGAGCAACTATTGTTTGTGGAGACTCTCATACATCTACACATGGTGCTTTTGGTGCTATTGCCTTTGGTATTGGTACTTCGGAAGTAGAAATGGTATTGTCTACACAATGTATTATGCAGCCAAAACCTAAAGCGATGCGTATTAACGTAAACGGTAAATTAGGTTTAGGAGTTACTGCAAAAGATGTTGCTTTATACATTATTGCAAAACAAACTACTTCTGGTGCAACAGGTTATTTTGTTGAATATGCAGGAGATGTTTTTGAAGATATGTCTATGGAAGGTCGTATGACTGTGTGTAACTTATCTATTGAGATGGGAGCACGTGGAGGTATGATTGCTCCGGATGCTAAAACATACGAGTATTTAAAAGGGCGTGCTCAAACTCCTAAGGGAGCAGATTGGGACAAGGCTATGAAATATTGGGAAACTTTATATACAGAAGAAGGAGCAGAATTTGATGTTGAGTTTAATTACGATGCAGCTGATATTGAGCCAATGATTACGTATGGTACAAACCCAGGAATGGGAATGGGCGTTACTAAATCAATTCCTACTGCAGAAAGTTTAGAAGGTGGTGTAGAAACTTATAAAAAATCATTAGGATATATGTCTTTTAACGAAGGTGATTCTATGATTGGTAAAGAAATTGACTTTGTATTTTTAGGTTCTTGTACAAACGGACGTATAGAAGACTTTAGAGGATTCTGTTCTATTGTAAAAGGAAGACAAAAAGCACCTAATGTTACGGCTTGGTTAGTACCAGGATCACATAAAGTAGTAGATCAAATTAAAGCAGAAGGTTTAGATAAAATTATTACAGACGCAGGTTTTGTTTTAAGAGAACCAGGTTGTTCGGCTTGTTTGGCAATGAATGATGATAAAGTTCCTTCAGGAAAATTATCTGTTTCAACATCAAACAGAAACTTCGAAGGAAGACAAGGACCAGGATCTAGAACTTTATTAGCCTCTCCTTTAGTTGCTGCAGCATCTGCAGTAAATGGAGTTGTAACGGATCCAAGAACAATTTTAAACGCTAACGCTTAA